AACGTCATCCTGCCGACCAGGCTCGTGGTGCGGGCTACGACCGCCGCGCCGCCGCGGTGACCGTGCGGACGTGCCGCCAGGCGGCATCCGACAGCTCCTCCGACAACCGAGCGAACTCCGCGAAGCTGCGTCCGCCTGGCCAGTCCGCCGGGAGCATCGACGGCGGGAGTCCGGGGTCGACGTACGGCAGCACCCGCCAGCCGTCGATCAGCTGCACATAGGCGGCGAACGGCGAGGAGGGGAGCGTCGCGATCGACGCCTGGAACCTCAGGTGCTCGGCACGCAGCTCGTCGAGGTCCCACCAGGCGGCCGCGGCTTCGGGGAGCGGCACGGGCGTCGACGGCGTGGACGCGGCGAACAGCGTCACCCAGGCTCGCGCGTCGAGGTCGGCGACGATCTCCTCGACTTCTCCGTGCAGGTGCCAGGGGCAGATCCACAGTGCGGGGGAGACGACCCCGGCGCCGATCCACTGCAGGCGTCGACGCAGCTGGTGTCGGACGCTCCGAGCGCTCTCGGGGATCGAGAAGGAGATGAGACACCAGCCGTCGGCATCCGACATCTCCCGCATCCGGAAGATGCGGCGATCGCCGCGCTCGAGCATGGCGACGGCGTTCGGATTCAGTCGGTAGCCGGCGGCGGGTCCGCGCTCGGCCAGCAGCAGGCCCTTCTGCTTGAGGCGTGCGATCCCGGTGCGCGCGGGACCTGCAGGGATGCCGAGGTCCCCGGCCAGCGTCACCAGATCCGCTGCGGAGATCCAGCCGTTGAGCGGGCGCAGGTACAGACCGACCAGCGTGCGCAGCAGGGAGGCCGTGCTGCCGGGGCGTGCATCGATGTCGTCGAGCACGGTGCCGGACTCGAGCACGGTGCCGGACTCGAGCACGGTGCCGGACTCGGTCACCTCCGTGCGGTCAGTCGTCATGCGAGAGCAGGGCGTCCCGCACGGCGAGCACCCCGGTGAGGGTCTCGAGGTGCGAGGTGCTGAGGGGCGAGAGCCCGAGCCGGATGCCGTCGGGGAAGCGGAAGTCGGGAATGATCCCCTCGCCCCAGAGGCGCTGCGTCACCGCGCGGAAGTCCGGGTGGCCGATGGTGACGTGACCGCCGCGCTGCACGGCGTCGCGCGGGCTCAGCATCCGGACCCCGAGAGGGGCGAGCACCTCGTCGTACGCCCGCACTGCGAAGTCGGTGAGCGAGAGGGACTTCTCACGGATCTCTTCGACGGTGGCCCGCTCGATCAGGTCGAGCATCCCCTGCATGGCGATCATCGAGGTCACGGGCGGGGTGCCGCTCAGGAGCTGACGGATATCGGCGGCCGGCACGTACTCCTGGCCCATCGCGAAGATGTCGGCGGCGCTCCACCACCCGTGGATCGGCTGTCGCAGCAGCCCCTGGTGCTCGCGTCGCAGATAGGCGAACGCGGGGAGCCAGGGCCGCCATTGAGGTACTTGTACGTGCATCCGACCGCCATGTCGACGCCCCAGGCATCGAGCTGCATCGGGATGATCCCCGCCGAGTGGCAGAGGTCCCACATCATCAGAGCGCCGGCGTCGCGCGCTGCGGCCGTGATCGCGGGCATGTCCGCGAGGGCGCCGGAGCGGTAGTCGACGTGGCTGAGCGAGACGAGGGCCGTCTTCTCCGACACCACGGCCTCGACGTCGGCGAGCTGCACGCCGAGCACCGGGTCGGGCTCGATCCAGCGCACGGTCATCCCGGTCTCGGCGGCGACGCCGTCGGCCAGGAAGCGGTCGGTGGGGAAGTTGCCCGCCTCGATCACGAGTTCGGTGCGAGACGGGTCGGCCGTCGCCGCGGCGCGCATGAGCTTGTAGATCAGGACGCTGGTGGAGTCCGCGACCACGGTCTGACCGGCTGCGGCGCCGAGCGTGAGGCGCCCGATGCGGTCGCCGAGCTCCATCGGCAGCGCCATCCACTGCTCGTCCCACGACCGGATCAGCCGGGTGCCCCAGTCGTCGCGCACGAAGGCGGCGAGCTTCTCGGGAGTGTCCCTCAGGGGTCGGCCGAGCGAGTTGCCGTCGAGATAGGCGCGCACGCCCGGTGCGTCGGCGAAGGCCTTGAGGTGGGTGCGCAGCGGATCGGCCGCGTCGAGCGCCTGGGCGAGGTCGACGAGCCTGCGATCGATGGTGGCGGTGGCGGTCTCGGTGGACGTGGCGGTGGACGTGGCGGTCTCGGGAGAGTCGGTCATGTCAAGCCTTCGGATCGGCGCTGGTCAGCGGTCGGGCGAGTGTCGGGTCGGCGTCGGTGCCGGGGAGGCACAGCAGCAGTGCGCCGGGGTCGAGAGGATTCTGCGGGGCGAGAGCGCGGAGCAGGTCCGTGCCGGTGACTCCCGCTTCTCGGAGAGCGGCGAGCTCGGCGGAGTTCAGGCCGACCGGCGTCGGGCCGTTGCCCATGTCGGTCCCGTAGAGCAGAGTCCCACCGGCCTCATGGAAGCGGCGGACGTTGTCGACGGCGACAGTCCGCTCCTCGCTGCCGGCGTCGTGGATCGCGAGAGTCGAGACCCAGGCGACGGATGCCGCCTGCTGCGCGATCGCGTCGTCGTCGAGGCGCTCGGTGAAGGGCGCGTGAGCGAGCCGGGTGGCCCCGAGGCGTGCGGCGCGCTGTGCCTCGCCCGCACCTTCGGCGTGGGCCACGACCGCGAGTCGGCGTCCGGCTGCGGCAGTGACGACCGCGCGGAACAGGTCATCGGCGAAGACCGGACCGGCAGTGGCGTTGCTCGCGACCTTGATGCAGGATGCTCCGGCATCCGCCATCTCGGTGACGGCGGCGTGCGCCATCTCGGCGTTCGCGATTTCGCGGAAGGAGCCCGCCGGTGCCCAGTCGCGGTCTGAGGGGTAGCCACCGATCGGGGTGAGGAACGCGCCGGCGAACTCGACCACGACCGCGTGCGTGGTCGAAAACGCATCGGAAAGCGGCGATTCGGATGTCTTCTTGACCACGCCAGGGTGGGTGGGTGCGTTTGTGACCACGCCAAGATGCGCGGGTGTGCTTTCGACCGCGCCAGGGTGCACGGGGGCGCGTTCGACCGCATGCAACTGCGCGGCGAGCCCGGCGATGACGGTTGGGTTCGCGCCGAGATCGAGCACTCGGCCGAGTGTCGACGAGCCGAGCAGCGCGTGGTCGACCAGCTGCAGGTGCACGTGGTGGTCGGTGAACCCGCCGACGATCACACCGTCGAGGCGCGGCGTTCCGGGAGCGGGGCGCTCGTCGCGCACAAGCATCCGCTGACCCCCCTGCATGAGGAGGCCGTCGCGCCATCCTTCGCCGTCGAAGAAGGTCGCCGCCTGCATCAGCTGCCGATCTCGGTGCGCACGGTATAGAGCTCCGGGAAGAACGTCAGGTCGAGGGCGCGCTGCAGGAACCCGACTCCGCTCGAGCCGCCGGTGCCGACCTTCATGCCGATCGTCCGCGCCACGGTCTTCAGGTGACGGAAGCGCCAGAACTGGAAGTTGTCCTCGAGATCGACGAGGTCTTCGCAGGCTTCGTAGAGGTCCCAGTGCTGCTGGTGGTTCTGGTAGATCTCTCGGATCGCGGGTACGAGTTCCGGCGTCTCGCGATACGGGAGGCGCACGTCGCGGTCGAGGATCTCGGTCGGGATCGGCAGCCCACGACGGGAGGCGTAGCGCAGGAACTCGTCGTAGAGCGTCGGCTTGTGCCATTCGGCGGTGAGCAGGGCGAGGTTGGCGGGGTGGTCGCCGAAGACACTGAGCATCTTCTCGTTCTTGTTGCCG
This genomic interval from Microbacterium hydrocarbonoxydans contains the following:
- a CDS encoding PaaX family transcriptional regulator C-terminal domain-containing protein; its protein translation is MTTDRTEVTESGTVLESGTVLESGTVLDDIDARPGSTASLLRTLVGLYLRPLNGWISAADLVTLAGDLGIPAGPARTGIARLKQKGLLLAERGPAAGYRLNPNAVAMLERGDRRIFRMREMSDADGWCLISFSIPESARSVRHQLRRRLQWIGAGVVSPALWICPWHLHGEVEEIVADLDARAWVTLFAASTPSTPVPLPEAAAAWWDLDELRAEHLRFQASIATLPSSPFAAYVQLIDGWRVLPYVDPGLPPSMLPADWPGGRSFAEFARLSEELSDAAWRHVRTVTAAARRS
- a CDS encoding amidohydrolase family protein, encoding MQAATFFDGEGWRDGLLMQGGQRMLVRDERPAPGTPRLDGVIVGGFTDHHVHLQLVDHALLGSSTLGRVLDLGANPTVIAGLAAQLHAVERAPVHPGAVESTPAHLGVVTNAPTHPGVVKKTSESPLSDAFSTTHAVVVEFAGAFLTPIGGYPSDRDWAPAGSFREIANAEMAHAAVTEMADAGASCIKVASNATAGPVFADDLFRAVVTAAAGRRLAVVAHAEGAGEAQRAARLGATRLAHAPFTERLDDDAIAQQAASVAWVSTLAIHDAGSEERTVAVDNVRRFHEAGGTLLYGTDMGNGPTPVGLNSAELAALREAGVTGTDLLRALAPQNPLDPGALLLCLPGTDADPTLARPLTSADPKA
- a CDS encoding tryptophan 2,3-dioxygenase gives rise to the protein MTTEKNERELEAGIVTDLSGRMTYGSYLSLDQLLTAQHPVSVPEHHDELLFIIQHQTTELWLKQLLHELSSARELLASDDLREALKRVARVKRIQDVMTQQWAILATLTPTEYAQFRGALGNSSGFQSVQYRAVEFALGNKNEKMLSVFGDHPANLALLTAEWHKPTLYDEFLRYASRRGLPIPTEILDRDVRLPYRETPELVPAIREIYQNHQQHWDLYEACEDLVDLEDNFQFWRFRHLKTVARTIGMKVGTGGSSGVGFLQRALDLTFFPELYTVRTEIGS